From a region of the Balaenoptera ricei isolate mBalRic1 chromosome 11, mBalRic1.hap2, whole genome shotgun sequence genome:
- the YIPF3 gene encoding protein YIPF3 has translation MATPAAPAGGARNGAGPEWGGFEENIQGGGSAVIDMENMDDTSGSSFEDMGELHQRLREEEVDADAAAAEEEDGEFLGMKGFKGQLSRQVADQMWQAGKRQASRAFSLYANIDILRPYFDVEPAQVRSRLLESMIPIKMVNFPQKIAGELYGPLMLVFTLVAILLHGMKTSDTIIREGTLMGTAIGTCFGYWLGVSSFIYFLAYLCNAQITMLQMLALLGYGLFGHCIVLFITYNIHLHALFYLFWLLVGGLSTLRMVAVLVSRTVGPTQRLLLCGTLATLHMLFLLYLHFAYHKVVEGILDTLEGPNIPPMQRVPRDIPAVLPAARLPTTVLNATAKAVAVTLQSH, from the exons ATGGCAACTCCGGCGGCGCCGGCCGGCGGCGCCCGAAATGGGGCTGGCCCGGAATGGGGAGGGTTCGAAGAAAACATCCAG GGGGGGGGCTCAGCTGTGATTGACATGGAGAACATGGATGATACCTCAGGCTCCAGCTTCGAGGACATGGGTGAGCTGCATCAGCGCCTGCGTGAGGAAGAAGTGGATGCTGATGCAGCTGCTGCTGAAGAAGAGGATGGGGAGTTCCTGGGCATGAAGGGCTTTAAGGGACAATTGAGCCGGCAGGTGGCTGATCAG ATGTGGCAGGCAGGGAAGAGACAAGCCTCCAGGGCCTTCAGCTTGTATGCCAACATCGACATCCTGAGACCCTACTTTGATGTGGAGCCTGCCCAGGTGCGAAGCAG gctCCTGGAGTCCATGATCCCTATCAAGATGGTCAACTTCCCCCAG AAAATCGCAGGTGAGCTTTACGGACCTCTCATGCTTGTCTTCACGCTGGTGGCCATCCTCCTCCATGGGATGAAGACGTCTGACACCATTATC CGGGAGGGCACCCTGATGGGCACAGCCATTGGCACCTGCTTCGGCTACTGGCTGGGCGTCTCGTCCTTCATTTACTTCCTCGCCTACCTGTGCAATGCCCAGATCACCATGCTCCAGATGCTGGCGCTGCTG GGCTACGGCCTCTTTGGGCACTGCATTGTCCTGTTCATCACCTATAACATCCATCTCCATGCCCTCTTCTACCTCTTCTggctgctggtgggtgggctgtCCACCCTACGCATG GTGGCAGTGTTGGTGTCACGGACTGTGGGCCCCACACAGCGGCTGCTCCTCTGTGGCACCCTGGCTACCCTGCACATGCTTTTCCTGCTCTATCTGCATTTTGCCTACCACAAGGTGGTAGAGG GGATTCTGGACACACTGGAGGGCCCCAACATCCCACCCATGCAGAGGGTCCCGAGAGACATCCCCGCTGTGCTCCCTGCTGCTAGGCTTCCCACCACTGTGCTCAACGCCACAGCCAAGGCTGTCGCGGTGACCCTGCAGTCACACTGA
- the LRRC73 gene encoding leucine-rich repeat-containing protein 73 isoform X1, protein MLPSSIQISGEPLSGAEVRDICRGLRDNAVRLLSLRGCRLCDRDFGRICRALAGATSLAQLNLNLGVVSSPSRIKQLAEALRTNRSIQSLFLHGSPLTDAGLALLNPALALHPALVALDLGDCMLGDEAINLICGLLPPDGAKSGLKELTLSANPGITPKGWSRLAIAVAHSSQVRVLNLDYNPLGDHVAGMLAVAVASSRTLEVLDLEGTGLTNQSAQTLLDMVENYPTALRSLVLAENSISPELQQQICDLLSEGEEEEEVAGGAGDTQERERGREPAAHQRGSSSWMCPSDPSSQMVLMTSGLGDSLLAETEM, encoded by the exons ATGCTGCCCAGCTCCATCCAGATATCGGGGGAGCCGCTGTCAGGCGCCGAAGTGCGGGACATCTGCCGCGGCCTGCGCGACAACGCCGTGCGCCTGCTCTCACTGCGCGGCTGCCGTCTCTGCGACCGCGACTTCGGCCGCATCTGCCGGGCCCTggccggggccacgtccctggcGCAGCTCAACCTTAACCTGGGCGTCGTGTCCAGCCCCAGCCGCATCAAGCAGCTGGCGGAGGCGCTGCGGACCAACCGCTCCATCCAGTCCCTCTT CCTGCATGGGAGCCCTCTGACAGATGCGGGGCTGGCCTTGCTGAATCCAGCTCTGGCCCTCCACCCTGCCCTCGTGGCTCTGGACCTGGGGGACTGCATGCTAGGTGATGAAGCCATCAACCTCATCTGTGGCCTCCTCCCCCCTGATGGGGCCAAGTCTG GCTTGAAGGAGCTGACGCTGAGCGCCAACCCTGGCATCACCCCTAAGGGCTGGAGCCGCCTCGCCATTGCCGTGGCCCACAGCTCCCAGGTCCGCGTCCTCAATCTGGACTACAACCCCCTGG GTGACCATGTGGCAGGGATGCTGGCTGTAGCTGTGGCCTCCAGCCGCACCTTAGAGGTCCTAGACTTGGAGGGTACAGGGCTCACCAACCAGTCAGCTCAG ACCCTGCTGGACATGGTGGAAAATTACCCCACAGCTTTGCGGAGTCTGGTGTTGGCTGAGAACAGCATTAGCCCGGAGCTGCAGCAGCAGATCTGTGACCTCCTCtctgagggggaggaggaggaggaggtggcaggaGGGGCTGGCGACACCCAGGAACGAGAGAGAGGGCGGGAGCCTGCTGCCCACCAGAGGGGCAGTAGCTCCTGGATGTGCCCCAGTG ATCCCAGCTCTCAGATGGTGCTAATGACGTCAGGACTAGGGGACAGTCTGTTGGCTGAGACGGAGATGTGA
- the LRRC73 gene encoding leucine-rich repeat-containing protein 73 isoform X2 produces MLPSSIQISGEPLSGAEVRDICRGLRDNAVRLLSLRGCRLCDRDFGRICRALAGATSLAQLNLNLGVVSSPSRIKQLAEALRTNRSIQSLFLHGSPLTDAGLALLNPALALHPALVALDLGDCMLGDEAINLICGLLPPDGAKSGDHVAGMLAVAVASSRTLEVLDLEGTGLTNQSAQTLLDMVENYPTALRSLVLAENSISPELQQQICDLLSEGEEEEEVAGGAGDTQERERGREPAAHQRGSSSWMCPSDPSSQMVLMTSGLGDSLLAETEM; encoded by the exons ATGCTGCCCAGCTCCATCCAGATATCGGGGGAGCCGCTGTCAGGCGCCGAAGTGCGGGACATCTGCCGCGGCCTGCGCGACAACGCCGTGCGCCTGCTCTCACTGCGCGGCTGCCGTCTCTGCGACCGCGACTTCGGCCGCATCTGCCGGGCCCTggccggggccacgtccctggcGCAGCTCAACCTTAACCTGGGCGTCGTGTCCAGCCCCAGCCGCATCAAGCAGCTGGCGGAGGCGCTGCGGACCAACCGCTCCATCCAGTCCCTCTT CCTGCATGGGAGCCCTCTGACAGATGCGGGGCTGGCCTTGCTGAATCCAGCTCTGGCCCTCCACCCTGCCCTCGTGGCTCTGGACCTGGGGGACTGCATGCTAGGTGATGAAGCCATCAACCTCATCTGTGGCCTCCTCCCCCCTGATGGGGCCAAGTCTG GTGACCATGTGGCAGGGATGCTGGCTGTAGCTGTGGCCTCCAGCCGCACCTTAGAGGTCCTAGACTTGGAGGGTACAGGGCTCACCAACCAGTCAGCTCAG ACCCTGCTGGACATGGTGGAAAATTACCCCACAGCTTTGCGGAGTCTGGTGTTGGCTGAGAACAGCATTAGCCCGGAGCTGCAGCAGCAGATCTGTGACCTCCTCtctgagggggaggaggaggaggaggtggcaggaGGGGCTGGCGACACCCAGGAACGAGAGAGAGGGCGGGAGCCTGCTGCCCACCAGAGGGGCAGTAGCTCCTGGATGTGCCCCAGTG ATCCCAGCTCTCAGATGGTGCTAATGACGTCAGGACTAGGGGACAGTCTGTTGGCTGAGACGGAGATGTGA
- the TJAP1 gene encoding tight junction-associated protein 1 isoform X1: protein MFLQVEEPSPPRMTSAAPAKKPYRKAPPEHRELRLEVPGSQLEQEEPLTDAERMKLLQQENEELRRRLASATRRTEALERELEIGQDCLELELGQSREELDKFKDKFRRLQHSYTASQRTNQELEDKLHTLASLSHSWIFAIKKAELDRKTLDWEIVELTNKLLDARNTINKLEELNERYRLDCNLAVQLLKCNKSHFRNHKFADLPCELQDMVRKHLHSGHEATSPGPASSLAPGAVVPTSVIARVLEKPESLLLNSAQSGSAGHPLAEDVFVHVDMSGSDPGDPASPPAPGSPVPQPNGECCSLGTTGGSPEEEMSLPAFEKLSPYPTPSPPHPLYPGRKVIEFSEDKVRIPRNSPLPNCTYATRQAISLSLVEEGSERARPSPVPSSPASAQASPQHQPSPAPSGLSALASSASSEEDLLASWQRAFVDRTPPPAAVAQRTAFGRDALPELQRHFALGPAGGDEEVQASSSPPGESGLLLPTEADPGFPREEEEEQLNLPISPEEERQSLLPSDGGTEEGPGTPRTEGRAWALPSSGRPQRSPKRMGVHHLHRKDSLTQAQEQGNLLN, encoded by the exons gagcccctgaCTGACGCGGAGAGGATGAA GCTTTTGCAGCAGGAGAATGAGGAGCTTCGCCGGCGCCTGGCCTCGGCCACCAGGCGCACTGAGGCCCTGGAGCGCGAGCTGGAGATTGGGCAGGACtgcctggagctggagctgggccAGAGCCGTGAGGAGCTGGACAAATTTAAGGACAAGTTCCGCAG GCTGCAGCACAGCTACACGGCTTCCCAGAGGACCAACCAGGAGCTAGAGGACAAGCTGCACACGCTG GCCTCTCTTAGCCACAGCTGGATTTTTGCA ATAAAGAAGGCTGAGCTGGACAGGAAGACGCTGGACTGGGAGATCGTGGAGCTGACCAACAAGCTGCTGGACGCCAGGAACACCATCAACAAGCTGGAGGAGCTCAAT GAGCGGTACCGGCTGGACTGCAACCTGGCTGTGCAGCTCCTGAAGTGCAACAAGTCTCACTTCCGTAACCACAAGTTCGCTGAT CTGCCCTGTGAGCTACAGGACATGGTTCGGAAACATCTGCACAGTGGTCACGAGGCTACCAGCCCGGGGCCTGCCTCCAGCCTGGCCCCAGGGGCTGTGGTGCCCACCTCGGTCATTGCCCGCGTGTTGGAGAAGCCGGAGTCTCTTCTGCTCAATTCGGCCCAGTCAGGCAGCGCCGGGCACCCCCTGGCTGAGGATGTCTTTGTGCACGTGGATATGAGTGGGAGTGACCCAGGTGACCCAGCCAGCCCCCCAGCTCCGGGAAGCCCTGTCCCCCAACCCAACGGGGAGTGCTGCTCTCTGGGCACCACGGGGGGCTCCCCAGAGGAGGAGATGTCCCTGCCGGCCTTTGAGAAGCTGAGCCCCTACCCCACCCCGTCTCCGCCCCACCCACTGTATCCTGGCCGCAAGGTGATAGAATTCTCTGAGGATAAGGTGCGGATTCCCCGCAACAGCCCCCTGCCCAACTGCACTTACGCCACCCGCCAGGCCATCTCCCTGAGCCTGGTGGAGGAGGGCAGTGAGCGAGCCCGCCCCAGCCCAGTGCCCAGCAGCCCTGCCTCAGCCCAGGCCTCCCCGCAgcaccagcccagccctgccccctcggGGCTTAGTGCCCTGGCCAGCTCTGCCAGCTCCGAGGAGGACCTGCTGGCCAGCTGGCAGCGGGCGTTTGTGGACCGCACTCCGCCCCCGGCCGCTGTGGCCCAGCGCACAGCCTTTGGACGTGACGCGCTCCCTGAACTGCAGCGCCACTTTGCTCTCGGTCCCGCTGGCGGAGATGAGGAGGTGCAGGCATCTTCTTCCCCACCCGGTGAAAGTGGGCTTTTGCTGCCAACAGAAGCTGACCCTGGCTTTcccagggaggaggaagaggaacagCTGAACCTGCCCATCAGCCCCGAGGAAGAGCGCCAGAGCCTGCTGCCCAGTGATGGTGGCACAGAGGAGGGGCCTGGCACTCCTCGcactgagggcagggcctgggcactCCCCAGCTCCGGCCGCCCCCAGCGCAGCCCCAAGAGGATGGGGGTGCACCACCTGCACCGCAAGGACAGCCTGACCCAGGCCCAGGAGCAGGGCAACCTGCTCAACTAG
- the TJAP1 gene encoding tight junction-associated protein 1 isoform X4, whose product MTSAAPAKKPYRKAPPEHRELRLEVPGSQLEQEEPLTDAERMKLLQQENEELRRRLASATRRTEALERELEIGQDCLELELGQSREELDKFKDKFRRLQHSYTASQRTNQELEDKLHTLASLSHSWIFAIKKAELDRKTLDWEIVELTNKLLDARNTINKLEELNERYRLDCNLAVQLLKCNKSHFRNHKFADLPCELQDMVRKHLHSGHEATSPGPASSLAPGAVVPTSVIARVLEKPESLLLNSAQSGSAGHPLAEDVFVHVDMSGSDPGDPASPPAPGSPVPQPNGECCSLGTTGGSPEEEMSLPAFEKLSPYPTPSPPHPLYPGRKVIEFSEDKVRIPRNSPLPNCTYATRQAISLSLVEEGSERARPSPVPSSPASAQASPQHQPSPAPSGLSALASSASSEEDLLASWQRAFVDRTPPPAAVAQRTAFGRDALPELQRHFALGPAGGDEEVQASSSPPGESGLLLPTEADPGFPREEEEEQLNLPISPEEERQSLLPSDGGTEEGPGTPRTEGRAWALPSSGRPQRSPKRMGVHHLHRKDSLTQAQEQGNLLN is encoded by the exons gagcccctgaCTGACGCGGAGAGGATGAA GCTTTTGCAGCAGGAGAATGAGGAGCTTCGCCGGCGCCTGGCCTCGGCCACCAGGCGCACTGAGGCCCTGGAGCGCGAGCTGGAGATTGGGCAGGACtgcctggagctggagctgggccAGAGCCGTGAGGAGCTGGACAAATTTAAGGACAAGTTCCGCAG GCTGCAGCACAGCTACACGGCTTCCCAGAGGACCAACCAGGAGCTAGAGGACAAGCTGCACACGCTG GCCTCTCTTAGCCACAGCTGGATTTTTGCA ATAAAGAAGGCTGAGCTGGACAGGAAGACGCTGGACTGGGAGATCGTGGAGCTGACCAACAAGCTGCTGGACGCCAGGAACACCATCAACAAGCTGGAGGAGCTCAAT GAGCGGTACCGGCTGGACTGCAACCTGGCTGTGCAGCTCCTGAAGTGCAACAAGTCTCACTTCCGTAACCACAAGTTCGCTGAT CTGCCCTGTGAGCTACAGGACATGGTTCGGAAACATCTGCACAGTGGTCACGAGGCTACCAGCCCGGGGCCTGCCTCCAGCCTGGCCCCAGGGGCTGTGGTGCCCACCTCGGTCATTGCCCGCGTGTTGGAGAAGCCGGAGTCTCTTCTGCTCAATTCGGCCCAGTCAGGCAGCGCCGGGCACCCCCTGGCTGAGGATGTCTTTGTGCACGTGGATATGAGTGGGAGTGACCCAGGTGACCCAGCCAGCCCCCCAGCTCCGGGAAGCCCTGTCCCCCAACCCAACGGGGAGTGCTGCTCTCTGGGCACCACGGGGGGCTCCCCAGAGGAGGAGATGTCCCTGCCGGCCTTTGAGAAGCTGAGCCCCTACCCCACCCCGTCTCCGCCCCACCCACTGTATCCTGGCCGCAAGGTGATAGAATTCTCTGAGGATAAGGTGCGGATTCCCCGCAACAGCCCCCTGCCCAACTGCACTTACGCCACCCGCCAGGCCATCTCCCTGAGCCTGGTGGAGGAGGGCAGTGAGCGAGCCCGCCCCAGCCCAGTGCCCAGCAGCCCTGCCTCAGCCCAGGCCTCCCCGCAgcaccagcccagccctgccccctcggGGCTTAGTGCCCTGGCCAGCTCTGCCAGCTCCGAGGAGGACCTGCTGGCCAGCTGGCAGCGGGCGTTTGTGGACCGCACTCCGCCCCCGGCCGCTGTGGCCCAGCGCACAGCCTTTGGACGTGACGCGCTCCCTGAACTGCAGCGCCACTTTGCTCTCGGTCCCGCTGGCGGAGATGAGGAGGTGCAGGCATCTTCTTCCCCACCCGGTGAAAGTGGGCTTTTGCTGCCAACAGAAGCTGACCCTGGCTTTcccagggaggaggaagaggaacagCTGAACCTGCCCATCAGCCCCGAGGAAGAGCGCCAGAGCCTGCTGCCCAGTGATGGTGGCACAGAGGAGGGGCCTGGCACTCCTCGcactgagggcagggcctgggcactCCCCAGCTCCGGCCGCCCCCAGCGCAGCCCCAAGAGGATGGGGGTGCACCACCTGCACCGCAAGGACAGCCTGACCCAGGCCCAGGAGCAGGGCAACCTGCTCAACTAG
- the TJAP1 gene encoding tight junction-associated protein 1 isoform X2 — translation MFLVEEPSPPRMTSAAPAKKPYRKAPPEHRELRLEVPGSQLEQEEPLTDAERMKLLQQENEELRRRLASATRRTEALERELEIGQDCLELELGQSREELDKFKDKFRRLQHSYTASQRTNQELEDKLHTLASLSHSWIFAIKKAELDRKTLDWEIVELTNKLLDARNTINKLEELNERYRLDCNLAVQLLKCNKSHFRNHKFADLPCELQDMVRKHLHSGHEATSPGPASSLAPGAVVPTSVIARVLEKPESLLLNSAQSGSAGHPLAEDVFVHVDMSGSDPGDPASPPAPGSPVPQPNGECCSLGTTGGSPEEEMSLPAFEKLSPYPTPSPPHPLYPGRKVIEFSEDKVRIPRNSPLPNCTYATRQAISLSLVEEGSERARPSPVPSSPASAQASPQHQPSPAPSGLSALASSASSEEDLLASWQRAFVDRTPPPAAVAQRTAFGRDALPELQRHFALGPAGGDEEVQASSSPPGESGLLLPTEADPGFPREEEEEQLNLPISPEEERQSLLPSDGGTEEGPGTPRTEGRAWALPSSGRPQRSPKRMGVHHLHRKDSLTQAQEQGNLLN, via the exons gagcccctgaCTGACGCGGAGAGGATGAA GCTTTTGCAGCAGGAGAATGAGGAGCTTCGCCGGCGCCTGGCCTCGGCCACCAGGCGCACTGAGGCCCTGGAGCGCGAGCTGGAGATTGGGCAGGACtgcctggagctggagctgggccAGAGCCGTGAGGAGCTGGACAAATTTAAGGACAAGTTCCGCAG GCTGCAGCACAGCTACACGGCTTCCCAGAGGACCAACCAGGAGCTAGAGGACAAGCTGCACACGCTG GCCTCTCTTAGCCACAGCTGGATTTTTGCA ATAAAGAAGGCTGAGCTGGACAGGAAGACGCTGGACTGGGAGATCGTGGAGCTGACCAACAAGCTGCTGGACGCCAGGAACACCATCAACAAGCTGGAGGAGCTCAAT GAGCGGTACCGGCTGGACTGCAACCTGGCTGTGCAGCTCCTGAAGTGCAACAAGTCTCACTTCCGTAACCACAAGTTCGCTGAT CTGCCCTGTGAGCTACAGGACATGGTTCGGAAACATCTGCACAGTGGTCACGAGGCTACCAGCCCGGGGCCTGCCTCCAGCCTGGCCCCAGGGGCTGTGGTGCCCACCTCGGTCATTGCCCGCGTGTTGGAGAAGCCGGAGTCTCTTCTGCTCAATTCGGCCCAGTCAGGCAGCGCCGGGCACCCCCTGGCTGAGGATGTCTTTGTGCACGTGGATATGAGTGGGAGTGACCCAGGTGACCCAGCCAGCCCCCCAGCTCCGGGAAGCCCTGTCCCCCAACCCAACGGGGAGTGCTGCTCTCTGGGCACCACGGGGGGCTCCCCAGAGGAGGAGATGTCCCTGCCGGCCTTTGAGAAGCTGAGCCCCTACCCCACCCCGTCTCCGCCCCACCCACTGTATCCTGGCCGCAAGGTGATAGAATTCTCTGAGGATAAGGTGCGGATTCCCCGCAACAGCCCCCTGCCCAACTGCACTTACGCCACCCGCCAGGCCATCTCCCTGAGCCTGGTGGAGGAGGGCAGTGAGCGAGCCCGCCCCAGCCCAGTGCCCAGCAGCCCTGCCTCAGCCCAGGCCTCCCCGCAgcaccagcccagccctgccccctcggGGCTTAGTGCCCTGGCCAGCTCTGCCAGCTCCGAGGAGGACCTGCTGGCCAGCTGGCAGCGGGCGTTTGTGGACCGCACTCCGCCCCCGGCCGCTGTGGCCCAGCGCACAGCCTTTGGACGTGACGCGCTCCCTGAACTGCAGCGCCACTTTGCTCTCGGTCCCGCTGGCGGAGATGAGGAGGTGCAGGCATCTTCTTCCCCACCCGGTGAAAGTGGGCTTTTGCTGCCAACAGAAGCTGACCCTGGCTTTcccagggaggaggaagaggaacagCTGAACCTGCCCATCAGCCCCGAGGAAGAGCGCCAGAGCCTGCTGCCCAGTGATGGTGGCACAGAGGAGGGGCCTGGCACTCCTCGcactgagggcagggcctgggcactCCCCAGCTCCGGCCGCCCCCAGCGCAGCCCCAAGAGGATGGGGGTGCACCACCTGCACCGCAAGGACAGCCTGACCCAGGCCCAGGAGCAGGGCAACCTGCTCAACTAG
- the TJAP1 gene encoding tight junction-associated protein 1 isoform X3: MFLQVEEPSPPRMTSAAPAKKPYRKAPPEHRELRLEVPGSQLEQEEPLTDAERMKLLQQENEELRRRLASATRRTEALERELEIGQDCLELELGQSREELDKFKDKFRRLQHSYTASQRTNQELEDKLHTLIKKAELDRKTLDWEIVELTNKLLDARNTINKLEELNERYRLDCNLAVQLLKCNKSHFRNHKFADLPCELQDMVRKHLHSGHEATSPGPASSLAPGAVVPTSVIARVLEKPESLLLNSAQSGSAGHPLAEDVFVHVDMSGSDPGDPASPPAPGSPVPQPNGECCSLGTTGGSPEEEMSLPAFEKLSPYPTPSPPHPLYPGRKVIEFSEDKVRIPRNSPLPNCTYATRQAISLSLVEEGSERARPSPVPSSPASAQASPQHQPSPAPSGLSALASSASSEEDLLASWQRAFVDRTPPPAAVAQRTAFGRDALPELQRHFALGPAGGDEEVQASSSPPGESGLLLPTEADPGFPREEEEEQLNLPISPEEERQSLLPSDGGTEEGPGTPRTEGRAWALPSSGRPQRSPKRMGVHHLHRKDSLTQAQEQGNLLN, encoded by the exons gagcccctgaCTGACGCGGAGAGGATGAA GCTTTTGCAGCAGGAGAATGAGGAGCTTCGCCGGCGCCTGGCCTCGGCCACCAGGCGCACTGAGGCCCTGGAGCGCGAGCTGGAGATTGGGCAGGACtgcctggagctggagctgggccAGAGCCGTGAGGAGCTGGACAAATTTAAGGACAAGTTCCGCAG GCTGCAGCACAGCTACACGGCTTCCCAGAGGACCAACCAGGAGCTAGAGGACAAGCTGCACACGCTG ATAAAGAAGGCTGAGCTGGACAGGAAGACGCTGGACTGGGAGATCGTGGAGCTGACCAACAAGCTGCTGGACGCCAGGAACACCATCAACAAGCTGGAGGAGCTCAAT GAGCGGTACCGGCTGGACTGCAACCTGGCTGTGCAGCTCCTGAAGTGCAACAAGTCTCACTTCCGTAACCACAAGTTCGCTGAT CTGCCCTGTGAGCTACAGGACATGGTTCGGAAACATCTGCACAGTGGTCACGAGGCTACCAGCCCGGGGCCTGCCTCCAGCCTGGCCCCAGGGGCTGTGGTGCCCACCTCGGTCATTGCCCGCGTGTTGGAGAAGCCGGAGTCTCTTCTGCTCAATTCGGCCCAGTCAGGCAGCGCCGGGCACCCCCTGGCTGAGGATGTCTTTGTGCACGTGGATATGAGTGGGAGTGACCCAGGTGACCCAGCCAGCCCCCCAGCTCCGGGAAGCCCTGTCCCCCAACCCAACGGGGAGTGCTGCTCTCTGGGCACCACGGGGGGCTCCCCAGAGGAGGAGATGTCCCTGCCGGCCTTTGAGAAGCTGAGCCCCTACCCCACCCCGTCTCCGCCCCACCCACTGTATCCTGGCCGCAAGGTGATAGAATTCTCTGAGGATAAGGTGCGGATTCCCCGCAACAGCCCCCTGCCCAACTGCACTTACGCCACCCGCCAGGCCATCTCCCTGAGCCTGGTGGAGGAGGGCAGTGAGCGAGCCCGCCCCAGCCCAGTGCCCAGCAGCCCTGCCTCAGCCCAGGCCTCCCCGCAgcaccagcccagccctgccccctcggGGCTTAGTGCCCTGGCCAGCTCTGCCAGCTCCGAGGAGGACCTGCTGGCCAGCTGGCAGCGGGCGTTTGTGGACCGCACTCCGCCCCCGGCCGCTGTGGCCCAGCGCACAGCCTTTGGACGTGACGCGCTCCCTGAACTGCAGCGCCACTTTGCTCTCGGTCCCGCTGGCGGAGATGAGGAGGTGCAGGCATCTTCTTCCCCACCCGGTGAAAGTGGGCTTTTGCTGCCAACAGAAGCTGACCCTGGCTTTcccagggaggaggaagaggaacagCTGAACCTGCCCATCAGCCCCGAGGAAGAGCGCCAGAGCCTGCTGCCCAGTGATGGTGGCACAGAGGAGGGGCCTGGCACTCCTCGcactgagggcagggcctgggcactCCCCAGCTCCGGCCGCCCCCAGCGCAGCCCCAAGAGGATGGGGGTGCACCACCTGCACCGCAAGGACAGCCTGACCCAGGCCCAGGAGCAGGGCAACCTGCTCAACTAG